TGGTGCTTGAGCCAGTTCCACAAGTAGTGAAAGACAATTACCCAGGCATGAACAATTGGGAGTTTGGTCCGGATTATTTTATTCCCAAACCCATTGATCCCCGATTAAAAGATCGGGTAGCGCTTGCTGTAGCGAAGGCAGCAAGAGCAAGTGGTGTCAGTAGAGCTGGTTACTGATCATCCTTAATTAATTCGTCACCGTTCAGGGAAGCGCTTGAATCTTGGGAAACGGTTGGATTTAAGCTCATCTTGCGCGAAAATGGTGCCGAGCAAACCAGCATGCACCAGCATGTTGACTTGCAACGTGTTATTTTCGCGCAATGCGCCAAATACGGCGTTCGGTGAATAGGGCGTAAACGCTTACGTTAATTCCCATACTTAAATGATAGTGAGGAGTGTGTTTTGTATACGAGTACGAATAGAAAATACCTGTTAATGGCTTGGCTGATTTGCGGACTCGGAGCAGTGTATTACAGTTATGAATATTTTCTGCGCATATCGCCCAGCGTTATGGAACATGCCCTTCGCGATCATTTTAATTTATCTGCAACAGGCTTTGGTGTGTTATCAGCGTTTTACTACTATGCATATGTCCCTATGCAGATTCCTGTTGGTGTTTTATTAGATCGTTATGGGCCAAGACTGTTAATAACAATTGCTTGTATTATTTGTGTAATCGGAACTTTCATTTTTGCTGGGACAACAGTTTTTTGGATCGCTGCTACGGGGCGGTTTTTAGTCGGCTTTGGCTCTGCTTTTGCCTTTGTAGGGGTTTTAAAGCTTGCAACAATTTGGTTGCCTGAAAATAAACTCGCTATGGTTTCGGGGCTGGCTGCGGCTTTAGGAACTATTGGAGCAATGATCGGCGATAATTTGTTAGGCAGTATGGTAATGAACATTGGCTGGCGGGAGACAGTGAACTTAACTGCTTACGCCGGAATTGTGTTAACGGTTATATTATGGTTCGGCATACATGATAAGAAAAGCCATCAACGCCGCAGCGGAACAGTTGCTAATTTCAAGAAGAGTATGATTGATTTAGGCATCATTACCCGCAATAGACAAATTTGGATCAACGGCCTGTTCGGCTGCTTGGTTTATTTGCCAACTACCGTATTTGCTGAGTTATGGGGTATTCCTTATTTAAAGCATGCCCATAATCTTTCACAGCCAGAGGCTGACTTTGCGAATTCTTTATTGTTCCTAGGCTTTACGGTTGGTGCTCCTTTGATGGGCTATATCTCTGACCGATTAAAGCGCCGTAAGCTTCCTATGCTGTTTGGTGCAACAGGTGCAGGAATAGTAATGATGGTGGTGCTTTATTTGCCAGGTTTGAAAGGAACTCATATTGATGCACTGATGTTTCTTTTAGGTATCCTATACAGCGCCCAATGTATCGTCTTTGCTGTTGGTCGTGAGCTTAGCCCTAATGAGGCTGCGGGCACGGCAATGGCCATGACAAACATGATTGTGATGTTAGGTGCTATGTTTTTACAGCCATTAGTGGGTAAGCTGCTTGATTTAAGTTTGTCGACTCACATGACTGTACCTCTACAGGCTGTTTCTGTAGATAAGCTACAGCAATTGTATACAGCGGATGATTATCAATTTGCTTTGTCAATTATCCCGATAGGTATCATAATTGCTGCCATTTTGACCTTCTTTCTGAAGGAAACTTATGCTAATGCAGATAACTAAAACAATTGGAATCAGTAAAAGACAAGCGCTATTCGGTAGCATAGTCTGTGCAGTGGGTGCTTTCTTTTACTGTTATGAATTCGTATTAAGAATTATCCCAGGTGCTTTGCAAAGCGAATTAAGCGCTGCATTTGGCCATATTTCGGCAACAACGTTTGGCCAGTTGTCAGCTTTCTACTACTTCGCCTATTCGCCGATGCAGCTTCCAGTCGGTATGCTAATGGATCGATTTGGCCCAAGGCGGTTGCTGACCTTCGCTTGTCTTTGCTGCACCATTGGTTCATGGATGTTTACGGATACTTCCTCGATCTTCATAGCTGGTAGCGGGCGATTTTTAGTTGGTTTTGGCTCCTCATTTGCATTCGTGGGTGTTTTATCACTTGCTTTACATTGGCTGCCTCGCCGCTATTTTTCTCTCGTAGCGGGGTTAATAACCACTTTGGGTATGCTAGGTCTCGTGTATGGGGAAGTAAAAATCACTGAGATGGCGATCACTATGGGTTGGCACCATGTGTTAACGATGATGGTTACCATAGGCGCAGTGCTTAGCATTATTATTTTCTTTGTTGTTAGGGATGGGCCAGAGGGTTATTCGCCTCACAGTCATCCATTACCCGAATTTTTTTATAATGTTTGGCATGTCCTGTCATCTCCCCAGGTGTGGTTAATCGGGTTCGTAGGAGCTTGTTTGTATACTTCACTTTCTGTTTTTGGTGAATTATGGGGTAAAACTTATTTAGAGCAAGCTCATCACCTAACTAAAGCTGAGGCTGCTAGGACGATTTCAGCTATGTTCTTAGGCTGGGCTGTTGGGGCTCCAATTGCTGGTTTTTTATCTGATAGCACTGGGCGGAGGGTTTTGCCTTTGGTGATTGGGGCGATAATGGCCTTCATTTGTATCTGTATGGTTCTATACTACCCAGGACTATCTTATATTTCTTTAAATATTTTGTTGTTTCTCTATGGTGTTTTCAGTGCAACTGAAATTATTGTGTTTATCATGGCAAAGGAAAATTCCGGAGCAGAGTTGTCTGGTACGGTTTTCGCAGCAACAAATATGATAATCACTTTAGGCGGGGTAATATTTCAACCCTTAGTAGGAAAATTGCTGGATACATTCGGCGATAGTGGTATTGTTGCAGGAGAACACGTTTATACAGTGGTAGACTATCAACTTGCTCTTTCAATCCTGCCTATCTCTTTGTTAATGGTTACAATTCTCGCTTTTTTCATGAAGGATTTTCGATCAATAGGACAGTAGAGCAATACTTGTTCAGGATATTTGAATTTCGGAAACGGCTGGATTTTCGCAAGATGCGCTAAATTCAGTCGCTCGCGAATCGAGCGTGCCCCCTTCCCTGCATCAATTCCCATTTTTGTCGGTACCACACGGGAGGGGATATTGTTATAGACTGGGACAAAAAATCGCTACTAATTCTTGTACCGGAAAGCGATTGTGGGACTGGCAGCTGATCCATCGCTTTACTGGAAAAGAGATAATTTTACTGTGACGATACTGATAACGAGTGAACTCAGTGTCGTGATTGGAGATAACGACTGTAATTCCTTTTTCTCGGCTTTCCATGGCTAGATTAGCCAAATCAATCTGATCTTGTTCAGTAAATTTTTTACCCGTGTACGAGGAAAAATAAGCGCTAGAAGATAAAGGGACATAAGGGGGGTCGCAATATATTAAGTCACCAGGTTGAGCTTGAGCAAATGTCTTACGAAAATCACCTTGAATAAATCGAGCCTGCTTGGATTTGTGAAAAAAATAGTTCATTTCATTTCGGGGAAAATATGGTTTTATATACCGGCCAAAAGGCACGTTATAGAGGCCGCTTTGGTTATAACGGCATAATCCATTGTAACCATGCCGATTGAGATAAAGAAATAATGCAGATCGATATTTGATGTCAGTGCTTTGATTAAATTGCTCCCTAAACCAGTAGTACTTCTCTGCACAGTTATTTTGTATAGAGAAAAAATTAGCACAGTAATTTATAAAATCTTCCCCTTCTTCTTGTAAGCAGCTAAATAAGCTAATTAAATCTTTATTTTCTTCTGCCAATAAATAACTTGGATAACTTGAATTAACAAAGATTGCACCTGATCCTGTAAAAGGCTCAATCAGGTGGTTTGCTTGAGGCAGAGAATTCAAAATGGTTTCAATGCAGTGAATTTTACACCCTGCCCATTTTAGGAATGGTCTTATTCGAATCATAGTAAAAAAGCTGATTAACTGTGAGAAGTATTACTCAATATTAGAAAAATAACCAGCATATTAAGAGGTTATGGATAGTTGACGCTATCCGCCGGAAGTAGTTATGATGCAGGACTTCGAGTTAACTTGGATACAAAAATGGATGAACTAGCCGAACTACTCAGGCCAACATGGGGTTCCGAGAAATGGATACTAGAAGGATGGAATCAGATTTCCAAAGAGGAGAAGGAGGTTATAAAAAGCAGGTTAGACGGTTTATTCAGGGATGGGCTGCCATTTGAGTTAAAGCACGAAAAATTACCCTATATCTATGTTTTTTCCCTGTTGGCGCAACTGGAAGTGTTAGCGATTCAGATTCCACTAAAGTTTGAATCGAAAATGGAAAATCCCGAGCATAAGAAACTCATGCATGCTCAGCTCCTTGATGAAATTTTTCATGGCTTAGTTTTTACGAAAATCGTATATCAACTTTGTGCGCCTTATTCGTTGCCGCCAGCCTATAACGAAAATGTAGAAAAACTTTGTAATTTTATTCGCGGACAAGAATGCCCTAAGACTGCTGTTGTACTGTTAAATTTACTTGCGGAAGGCTGGATTGAAGAAATCTTTAAGAGTTTTGCGCGTCACAATATTGCACCCAAAGTATTCGCAGCAATCATTAGTGATGAGAATCGCCACGTCTGCGAAGCAGATTTATATCGCACTATTGGATTACCCACGCAGAACGAGGTTAAAGATAAAATCCAACAACTGGAAGGCCAATTAGTTACTAATCTGTTGTTGCAATATAAATTTATAAGCTCTCTCTCATCCTTGTTTGGTTTTGACGGAATAATAGCCCTTTTTGAAGATTTGGATAACAAG
The genomic region above belongs to Legionella micdadei and contains:
- a CDS encoding MFS transporter codes for the protein MAWLICGLGAVYYSYEYFLRISPSVMEHALRDHFNLSATGFGVLSAFYYYAYVPMQIPVGVLLDRYGPRLLITIACIICVIGTFIFAGTTVFWIAATGRFLVGFGSAFAFVGVLKLATIWLPENKLAMVSGLAAALGTIGAMIGDNLLGSMVMNIGWRETVNLTAYAGIVLTVILWFGIHDKKSHQRRSGTVANFKKSMIDLGIITRNRQIWINGLFGCLVYLPTTVFAELWGIPYLKHAHNLSQPEADFANSLLFLGFTVGAPLMGYISDRLKRRKLPMLFGATGAGIVMMVVLYLPGLKGTHIDALMFLLGILYSAQCIVFAVGRELSPNEAAGTAMAMTNMIVMLGAMFLQPLVGKLLDLSLSTHMTVPLQAVSVDKLQQLYTADDYQFALSIIPIGIIIAAILTFFLKETYANADN
- a CDS encoding Dam family site-specific DNA-(adenine-N6)-methyltransferase, with product MIRIRPFLKWAGCKIHCIETILNSLPQANHLIEPFTGSGAIFVNSSYPSYLLAEENKDLISLFSCLQEEGEDFINYCANFFSIQNNCAEKYYWFREQFNQSTDIKYRSALFLYLNRHGYNGLCRYNQSGLYNVPFGRYIKPYFPRNEMNYFFHKSKQARFIQGDFRKTFAQAQPGDLIYCDPPYVPLSSSAYFSSYTGKKFTEQDQIDLANLAMESREKGITVVISNHDTEFTRYQYRHSKIISFPVKRWISCQSHNRFPVQELVAIFCPSL
- a CDS encoding MFS transporter, which produces MQITKTIGISKRQALFGSIVCAVGAFFYCYEFVLRIIPGALQSELSAAFGHISATTFGQLSAFYYFAYSPMQLPVGMLMDRFGPRRLLTFACLCCTIGSWMFTDTSSIFIAGSGRFLVGFGSSFAFVGVLSLALHWLPRRYFSLVAGLITTLGMLGLVYGEVKITEMAITMGWHHVLTMMVTIGAVLSIIIFFVVRDGPEGYSPHSHPLPEFFYNVWHVLSSPQVWLIGFVGACLYTSLSVFGELWGKTYLEQAHHLTKAEAARTISAMFLGWAVGAPIAGFLSDSTGRRVLPLVIGAIMAFICICMVLYYPGLSYISLNILLFLYGVFSATEIIVFIMAKENSGAELSGTVFAATNMIITLGGVIFQPLVGKLLDTFGDSGIVAGEHVYTVVDYQLALSILPISLLMVTILAFFMKDFRSIGQ